The sequence below is a genomic window from Lycium ferocissimum isolate CSIRO_LF1 chromosome 9, AGI_CSIRO_Lferr_CH_V1, whole genome shotgun sequence.
CGGTCTAGGAATATCACAGATCTACATAGTCCAACCAAAGTTATGTGACTGGCTACCAACTCCTAGCATTGTTTCTTGTTGAAGTGTACCTCTTTGAAGCCCAATATTCATAGCGGGAAGATACGTAGTACCTCGAATATCAAACTCATCGTCAGTGGGTGCTTCAACATTGGTAGAGCGTTCAATAGTTGCATACATGTCAAGTGTCGCTATGCTGATATGATTGCTAAATATATCAGGACTTCGAAGAAATAACGATAAGGAATCATCGTCCGAAATAAGAGTTTCCTCGTAAATGGGAAATCCCCTAGCCGTAATTGATGTTGGATATCGTCCAATGATAACCACTGAAAGGTTAGGAtcagttatggccattttgcttatgaaaacaCATTCTAGACGATCGCATTTGAGGGAGATTGGAAACCTTTGTACGGCTCCTTGACGACGGTTATATCTCATCAACCTTCTTCGTACACAACTTCACCACTTCCCAATATAAATTAACTCTTACATAATTTTCTGCCATATTATTTTCAAGAGAATAcaaatgtaaaaatgaatgaaagaatgcaagagagaagtggagaattcTTGAAAAAATGGAGTCTACAAGAGAGATATGCAGAATACAAGAGAGAAGTCATAGCTAAGAATCCATGCAGTCATCAAATCAAGCATACAGTCGTCAAATCAAGCATGCAGTCGTAAAAGCAAAAtggtaaattaatttttttttttttttgttaaagttGAAAATGCATGCAGTCGTCGAATCTGCCATGCAATCGTCAAATCAAGCATGCAATTGCAACAATTGATTTTGTTGTAAAACGTTGGCAGGCCAACATTTTGCAATAATTGATTTTGTTGTAAATCTTTGGCTGGAAACGTTTtgttctttcttgtttttttaatttgcgTAACTTCCTTTTGAAGTAAATTGAACCTGCCTATATTTCTATTTTCAATGAATATATGTGACCTTTATTTTCAGGTTGAGGCATCTTATAATGTAGTTtttacacaagtcatataataattaactaGAAAAAGCACAAGACATATTATGTATTCTTGAAAGATTACATAAGAATTGAGATCTGAGATAAattcaataattaataaaaattcaatttttacatTGTCCCTTTTTTCCCCCTGTGCCACACGTAGTTTGCCGGCGCTCTCGTTTTGATCTACGTTGGTGAACCTCCTCTTGTATCACACCCTCATCCTGTAAATGCcataaaaaatagaagttaTTTTTGTACGATTGGATCCTTGGATAAATTTTCTTAGCAATTGTTTTAATTGTCTACgtaaaatcggacagcatctcccctgtaacaAGGACTCCTCCAATACCATATACCAACACAAACAACCAaagcaatccaacaacaatgaaCATCACCAACAAGGCACCACATAACAACCACAAGTCACCATATCACTCCTTAAAGACTTCTTAATCTAATTTAATAGATAAATACTTTGAATAAAAAGCGAACCTGTAGCTCTAAGGTCTGTACATCCGGCACAGGAATGTGTGAGGATCCAACATCAAATTTCATGGGAGACTatgcaaaataaataatatagacACATAAGGTAGCcattaaattaatgaaattaaacAAGATACAAGCTATTTGAGTGGTTAGAATACTCACGTCGGTAAAACTCAGTCTTCTCCCAATTGAAGAGCTATGTCCAGTGAATGCAGGAAAATCATTTGTCATCCCAGAAGAGGTGCCTGTCTG
It includes:
- the LOC132069248 gene encoding uncharacterized protein LOC132069248: MPSSSMPAADDAYYPIIDFGMSSSSTSAPEVQTPAVITCEGPFQAFASSEPISLAVMAQQYGVQTGTSSGMTNDFPAFTGHSSSIGRRLSFTDSPMKFDVGSSHIPVPDVQTLELQDEGVIQEEVHQRRSKRERRQTTCGTGGKKGQCKN